From the genome of Spinacia oleracea cultivar Varoflay chromosome 2, BTI_SOV_V1, whole genome shotgun sequence, one region includes:
- the LOC110793495 gene encoding leucine-rich repeat extensin-like protein 4, translating into MPTFPLMLSLLLLFLLSTEAAFGVGLGLGLGIGGGTTGGGGGGVWVGGGVNPSNSPPQQQEAPPQSQQQPPSPPSPSLSKSYTALQAWKSAITEDPNGVLTTWVGPNVCNYKGVFCSNGDNYNGDYSYNSPVFSSVSAIDLNHANLKGILVKELTLLTELSLLHLNSNRFSGTIPQNFKDFLYLTELDLSNNQFSGTFPNPTLYMPSLMYLDIRFNNFYGAIPDDLFTKQLDAIFINNNQFDGQLPQNLGNSPASVINLSNNKFSGGIPASLGFVNSAIKEILFLNNQLSGCIPENLGLFSDITVLDLSFNSLMGHLPDSLSCLEDIQVLNLAHNKLSGELPDLVCSLKNLLNLSIEYNFFSGYSQKCTNLFMRSIGFDISLNCIPGKGMQRPPPECYGIPGTDSDSCFRIPSGKPLVCGSLLDLILGNIPLSP; encoded by the coding sequence ATGCCCACATTTCCCCTCATGCTctccctcctcctcctcttcctgCTCTCCACCGAGGCTGCCTTTGGTGTCGGCCTCGGCCTCGGTCTCGGCATTGGCGGAGGAACTACCGGAGGCGGCGGAGGTGGAGTTTGGGTTGGAGGAGGTGTTAACCCCTCAAATTCACCCCCTCAACAACAAGAAGCACCACCACAATCACAACaacaaccaccatcaccaccaagTCCTAGCCTAAGCAAGTCTTACACAGCTCTACAAGCATGGAAATCCGCAATCACAGAAGACCCAAATGGGGTTTTAACCACTTGGGTGGGCCCAAATGTGTGTAATTACAAAGGTGTATTTTGCTCAAATGGTGACAATTATAATGGTGATTATAGTTACAATTCCCCTGTTTTTTCCTCTGTTTCTGCCATAGATCTCAACCATGCAAATCTCAAGGGCATTCTCGTCAAAGAACTGACTCTCCTCACTGAATTGTCTCTCCTCCATCTCAACTCCAACAGATTTTCAGGCACAATCCCTCAAAACTTCAAAGATTTTCTTTATCTCACTGAATTAGACTTAAGTAACAACCAATTTTCAGGCACATTTCCCAATCCTACCCTCTACATGCCCAGTCTCATGTACCTTGATATCAGATTCAACAATTTCTATGGTGCGATTCCCGATGATCTCTTCACTAAACAGCTTGATGCAATCTTCATCAACAACAACCAGTTTGATGGGCAACTCCCACAAAATTTGGGCAACTCCCCTGCTTCTGTGATCAACTTGTCCAACAACAAATTTTCTGGGGGTATCCCTGCAAGTTTAGGGTTTGTCAACTCTGCAATTAAAGAAATCCTGTTTTTAAACAACCAATTAAGTGGGTGTATACCAGAAAATCTGGGGTTGTTCTCGGATATCACTGTTCTTGATTTAAGCTTCAATTCTTTGATGGGTCATTTGCCAGATTCATTGTCCTGCCTGGAAGATATACAAGTGTTGAATTTGGCACATAATAAGTTGTCTGGTGAATTGCCAGATTTGGTTTGTTCATTGAAAAATCTGCTGAATTTGAGTATTGAGTACAATTTCTTTTctgggtatagccaaaaatgtACAAATTTGTTCATGAGAAGTATTGGGTTTGATATTTCTTTGAATTGTATACCTGGTAAAGGCATGCAGAGGCCTCCACCTGAATGTTATGGTATTCCTGGAACTGATTCAGATAGTTGTTTCAGAATCCCTTCTGGTAAACCTCTTGTTTGtgggtctttgcttgatctcATCCTTGGAAATATCCCACTTTCTCCTTAA